The Petrocella atlantisensis genome has a window encoding:
- a CDS encoding ribonuclease H-like domain-containing protein produces MLVTQDILNTSEYEPNHFLLEPGTMAFDIETTGFSHKYATIYLIGMVYFDTIKNEWILEQWFCEKASDEYELLFKFNAQLKKYNRIYHFNGDQFDLPFIKGRMALYKMDCAPYISYDLLKIVRPFKKTLGLENLKLKTLEKYFGYHRDDPFTGGDLIHVYEVYKDTKDHKLFQTLLLHNYEDLLGLVSVITHMPLFDLLKQMKDDVMDISEIYGYEEEGVYVIQFPLDDSVNQSFDLPLYQLIINHQFCTLRIPIQSVDLKYYFPNPKDYYFLTTEGYAIHKNVGKYVDPSHKIQATKENCYILKGGNFLPAYKHLNLPFHYYYENYTDVQGYILLEDLATEEDLILYVRKLLTLL; encoded by the coding sequence ATGCTGGTTACTCAAGATATACTAAATACATCTGAATATGAACCCAATCATTTTTTACTTGAACCGGGTACCATGGCTTTTGATATTGAAACCACAGGATTCTCTCACAAATATGCTACGATCTATTTGATTGGTATGGTCTACTTCGATACTATAAAAAATGAATGGATTCTAGAACAATGGTTTTGTGAAAAAGCCAGTGATGAATACGAACTCCTTTTTAAGTTTAACGCCCAACTCAAAAAATACAATCGGATCTACCATTTTAATGGTGATCAATTTGACTTACCCTTTATTAAGGGAAGAATGGCTCTATACAAAATGGATTGTGCACCCTACATCAGTTATGATCTCTTAAAAATCGTCCGTCCTTTTAAAAAGACTTTGGGGCTTGAGAATTTAAAGCTCAAAACTTTAGAAAAGTATTTTGGGTATCACCGTGATGACCCATTTACAGGTGGTGATTTAATACACGTCTATGAAGTTTATAAGGACACAAAAGACCATAAGTTATTTCAGACTTTACTGCTTCATAATTATGAAGACCTATTAGGTCTTGTTAGTGTTATAACACATATGCCTCTATTTGATTTATTAAAGCAGATGAAAGATGATGTTATGGACATTAGTGAAATCTATGGTTATGAAGAAGAGGGTGTTTATGTCATCCAGTTTCCCCTAGATGATTCGGTCAATCAAAGTTTTGATCTTCCCCTTTATCAACTTATAATCAATCATCAGTTCTGTACATTGCGTATACCTATTCAAAGTGTTGATTTGAAATACTACTTCCCAAACCCTAAAGATTATTACTTCCTAACCACTGAAGGCTACGCTATTCACAAAAATGTCGGTAAGTATGTTGATCCCAGTCATAAAATACAGGCTACCAAAGAGAACTGCTATATCCTAAAAGGTGGGAACTTTTTACCTGCCTACAAACATCTCAATCTACCTTTTCATTACTATTATGAGAATTATACGGATGTTCAAGGTTATATTCTTTTAGAGGATTTGGCAACTGAAGAAGACCTTATTCTATATGTTAGGAAGTTGTTGACACTGCTGTAA
- a CDS encoding methionine gamma-lyase family protein, producing the protein MTDKIYKRLGICDDVISHVKKIEVALLDRFNQIDQIAEINQLKVLKAMQDNKVSDTHFAATTGYGYNDLGRDTLENVYASVFNAEAALVRPQIISGTHALHVALASHLRPGDEILSPIGKPYDTLEEVIGIRKTPGSLAEYGITYRQVDFIDNMNIDYLGIKAAIHEKTKLIAIQRSKGYDIRPTLSPETIGEIIRFVKNIKPDVICMVDNCYGEFVTATEPSEYGADMVVGSLIKNPGGGLAPTGGYIVGTKACVDMASYRLTAPGLGKEVGATLGINQSLFQGLFLAPTVVAAAHKSALFAAAVFESLAYEVIPSSQTERYDIIQAISMKTPEAVIAFCQGIQMAAPVDSHVVPIPWDMPGYDAPVIMAAGSFIQGSSIELSADAPIKPPYTAYFQGGLTWYHGKYGVMCALQNMVNQNIIKIEQLAKDRT; encoded by the coding sequence ATGACAGACAAGATCTATAAACGTCTTGGTATCTGTGATGATGTGATTTCGCATGTTAAAAAGATTGAAGTCGCGCTACTTGATAGGTTTAATCAAATAGATCAAATAGCCGAGATCAATCAACTGAAAGTCTTAAAGGCGATGCAAGACAATAAAGTTAGTGATACGCATTTTGCTGCGACCACTGGCTATGGCTATAATGATCTAGGTAGAGATACCTTGGAAAATGTGTATGCTTCCGTATTTAATGCGGAAGCTGCTTTAGTTCGTCCACAAATAATTTCAGGTACCCATGCGCTTCACGTTGCTTTGGCAAGTCATCTAAGACCGGGCGATGAAATATTATCACCTATTGGAAAACCCTATGACACCTTAGAAGAGGTTATAGGTATAAGAAAAACACCGGGTTCACTTGCTGAATATGGCATTACCTATAGGCAAGTGGATTTTATCGATAATATGAACATTGATTACCTAGGTATCAAAGCGGCTATTCATGAAAAGACGAAGTTGATTGCTATACAAAGATCTAAAGGTTATGACATTCGTCCGACCTTATCCCCTGAAACCATAGGTGAAATCATTCGTTTTGTCAAGAACATTAAACCGGACGTCATTTGTATGGTAGACAATTGTTATGGTGAATTTGTAACGGCTACAGAGCCGTCTGAGTACGGTGCAGATATGGTGGTAGGCTCATTGATTAAAAATCCGGGTGGCGGGTTAGCACCAACAGGTGGCTATATTGTGGGTACAAAAGCATGTGTTGATATGGCTTCCTATCGCTTGACAGCGCCTGGCCTGGGCAAAGAAGTGGGCGCGACTTTAGGTATTAATCAAAGCCTTTTTCAAGGTCTTTTTCTTGCACCTACAGTTGTTGCAGCCGCTCATAAAAGTGCTTTGTTTGCTGCTGCTGTTTTTGAAAGTCTAGCTTATGAAGTCATTCCGTCCAGTCAGACAGAGCGCTATGATATTATTCAAGCTATCTCCATGAAAACGCCTGAGGCGGTGATCGCCTTTTGTCAAGGCATACAGATGGCAGCCCCTGTAGACAGTCATGTGGTACCGATTCCTTGGGATATGCCTGGTTATGACGCACCGGTAATTATGGCGGCAGGCTCATTCATACAAGGTTCTAGTATTGAATTAAGTGCGGATGCACCTATTAAACCCCCTTATACAGCATATTTTCAAGGGGGCCTTACGTGGTATCATGGCAAGTATGGGGTTATGTGCGCATTGCAAAATATGGTCAATCAAAATATTATAAAGATAGAGCAGTTAGCAAAGGATAGGACTTAG
- the miaB gene encoding tRNA (N6-isopentenyl adenosine(37)-C2)-methylthiotransferase MiaB — MKRINSVAVSHEEATRQKAIIKRLKHRLEEKQLTYYITTFGCQMNAHDSEMIKGILEDIGYREASQELEADFVIYNTCAVRENAEQRVYGRIGHLKSIKRKKPDMMIALCGCMMQQPTVIQELKKKHKHIDLVFGTHNLYKLAELLETRLDSGSTVYDIWEAHKEIVEDLPSIRKHKFKASVNIMYGCNNFCTYCIVPYVRGRERSRHPEDILKEVRDLVVDGVVEIVLLGQNVNSYGTGLDMPMTFAELIQEVEKIDGLRRIRFMTPHPKDLSDDLIEVMADSQKICHHVHLPIQSGSSRLLKAMNRHYTKESYLDLVKRIKARIPEVAITTDIIIGFPTETEADNDDTIDVIHQVEYNTAYTFIYSKRTGTPAANMEDQVPEAIVKERFNKILEAMDIVSLKNSEKHVGNTYELLVEEVNHKKADWVSGRLKDNHLVHIQGDESLIGTFVNVKITGSKTYYLVGEII; from the coding sequence TTGAAGAGAATAAATTCAGTGGCCGTTAGCCACGAAGAAGCTACAAGACAAAAAGCCATCATAAAGAGGCTTAAGCATAGATTAGAAGAGAAGCAATTAACTTACTATATTACAACTTTCGGATGTCAAATGAATGCCCATGATTCGGAAATGATCAAAGGCATACTTGAAGATATTGGCTATAGAGAAGCATCACAAGAGTTGGAAGCAGATTTTGTAATCTATAATACCTGTGCAGTTCGTGAAAATGCAGAACAAAGAGTATATGGACGTATCGGTCATTTGAAAAGTATAAAAAGAAAAAAGCCGGATATGATGATAGCCTTATGTGGGTGTATGATGCAACAACCGACTGTGATTCAAGAATTAAAAAAGAAACATAAGCATATAGATTTAGTATTTGGTACCCATAATCTCTATAAGCTTGCGGAATTACTTGAAACCAGACTGGATAGTGGTAGTACGGTGTATGATATATGGGAGGCTCATAAAGAAATCGTAGAAGACCTTCCAAGTATAAGAAAGCATAAGTTCAAAGCATCCGTTAACATTATGTATGGTTGCAACAACTTCTGTACCTACTGCATTGTACCTTATGTAAGAGGTAGAGAAAGAAGCCGTCATCCGGAAGATATTCTAAAAGAAGTAAGAGACTTGGTTGTTGACGGTGTGGTGGAAATCGTCTTACTTGGTCAAAACGTCAACTCCTATGGAACCGGTCTTGACATGCCTATGACGTTTGCAGAACTTATTCAAGAGGTAGAAAAGATAGATGGTCTTAGACGTATTCGTTTCATGACACCTCATCCTAAAGATTTATCAGATGATTTAATAGAGGTAATGGCTGATTCACAGAAAATCTGTCATCATGTTCATCTGCCGATTCAGTCCGGTAGCTCTAGGCTTCTAAAAGCCATGAATCGACATTATACCAAAGAATCTTATCTGGACTTAGTAAAGAGAATCAAAGCAAGGATACCTGAAGTTGCTATAACGACGGACATCATTATTGGTTTTCCTACTGAAACAGAAGCAGACAATGATGATACTATAGATGTAATTCATCAAGTCGAATATAACACAGCTTATACCTTTATCTATTCTAAAAGAACAGGAACACCTGCGGCCAATATGGAAGATCAGGTGCCGGAAGCAATTGTAAAAGAGCGTTTTAATAAAATTCTTGAGGCGATGGACATCGTAAGTTTGAAAAATAGTGAAAAACATGTCGGCAACACCTATGAACTGCTTGTTGAAGAAGTGAACCACAAAAAAGCAGACTGGGTTAGTGGACGTCTAAAAGACAACCACTTGGTTCATATCCAGGGGGATGAAAGTCTTATTGGAACATTTGTTAACGTAAAAATTACGGGGTCAAAAACCTATTACCTTGTTGGGGAAATCATTTAG
- a CDS encoding CotD family spore coat protein — translation MYHIYSVISRHFVKKKHCSTILLFLHPVKMKDVLHPCRTVIDQHFFFPHSVSQRLNFNKLKFVYPYNAQMPSSNILIPTSTKKFQELRKRRWLGMSSAHISEYFIGNP, via the coding sequence GTGTATCACATCTACTCGGTAATAAGTCGTCATTTCGTCAAGAAAAAGCACTGCTCAACCATCCTTCTTTTTTTACATCCTGTAAAAATGAAGGACGTTCTACATCCATGTAGAACTGTGATTGATCAGCACTTTTTCTTTCCTCATTCGGTTTCGCAAAGGCTTAATTTTAATAAACTTAAGTTCGTGTACCCATATAATGCACAAATGCCAAGTAGTAACATCCTAATACCAACATCGACCAAAAAGTTTCAGGAGCTAAGAAAGAGGCGTTGGCTTGGTATGAGCTCAGCTCATATTTCTGAATATTTCATAGGTAATCCTTGA
- the miaA gene encoding tRNA (adenosine(37)-N6)-dimethylallyltransferase MiaA, whose product MKPLIVIAGPTATGKSKLAVRLAKEIQGEIISADSMQVYKGMDIGTAKVTPEEMDGIRHHLIDVLNPDQACSIAWFQKMVKEAMADIYARGKAPILAGGTGFYIQSIIYDISFMDHEPDHSYRDSLEEMASRGDKALLFSMLEAVDPESAKSIHMNNTKRVIRALEYYHMTQEPISIHNAREKEKQSPYNLGFYVLNMDRDLLYARINDRVDLMMEEGLVHEVKKLLELGYDKSLVAMQGLGYKEIIGYLEGEYDLDYAVDLLKKGTRHFAKRQLTWFKREKNVNWVNLDDYHHNMIQVVKYIIKDIEVQKFL is encoded by the coding sequence ATGAAACCATTGATTGTCATTGCAGGACCAACTGCAACAGGAAAAAGTAAATTAGCGGTTCGACTGGCCAAAGAAATTCAAGGCGAGATCATATCTGCTGACTCTATGCAGGTATATAAAGGCATGGATATAGGTACAGCAAAAGTCACACCTGAAGAAATGGATGGTATTAGACATCATCTTATAGATGTTCTGAATCCGGATCAAGCATGTAGTATTGCATGGTTTCAGAAAATGGTAAAAGAAGCAATGGCAGATATATATGCAAGAGGAAAAGCACCGATTCTAGCCGGAGGAACAGGTTTTTATATTCAATCTATTATATACGATATATCTTTTATGGACCATGAACCGGACCATAGCTATAGGGACAGTCTAGAAGAAATGGCCAGTCGGGGTGACAAAGCTTTATTGTTTTCAATGTTAGAAGCCGTGGATCCGGAATCGGCAAAGAGCATTCATATGAACAATACTAAAAGGGTGATTCGAGCATTGGAGTATTACCATATGACTCAAGAACCCATATCAATCCATAACGCGAGAGAAAAAGAAAAACAATCCCCATATAATCTAGGCTTCTATGTATTGAATATGGACCGGGATCTACTGTATGCGCGCATCAATGATCGAGTGGATCTGATGATGGAAGAAGGTTTGGTACATGAAGTAAAGAAACTTCTAGAGCTAGGTTATGATAAGTCACTTGTTGCTATGCAAGGTCTTGGCTACAAAGAAATCATCGGCTATTTGGAAGGTGAATATGACCTTGATTATGCGGTCGATCTCCTGAAAAAGGGCACAAGGCATTTTGCCAAGCGTCAATTAACCTGGTTTAAGAGAGAAAAGAATGTCAATTGGGTGAACTTAGACGACTATCATCATAATATGATACAAGTTGTAAAATATATTATAAAAGATATTGAAGTACAGAAGTTTTTGTAA
- the hfq gene encoding RNA chaperone Hfq, whose protein sequence is MSKPINLQDVFLNQVRKDKITVVVYLTNGFQLKGIVRGFDNFIVILEAETKQQMIYKHAISTIIPAKEVQLMTEER, encoded by the coding sequence ATGAGCAAACCAATCAATTTACAAGATGTATTTTTAAATCAGGTTAGAAAAGATAAAATTACGGTTGTGGTTTATTTGACCAATGGTTTTCAGCTAAAAGGCATCGTTAGAGGTTTTGACAACTTCATCGTCATCCTTGAAGCAGAAACAAAACAACAAATGATATACAAGCATGCCATTTCAACCATAATACCTGCTAAAGAAGTACAATTAATGACTGAAGAACGCTAG
- a CDS encoding CheR family methyltransferase, translating to MIKDYEGFKMEILSLTKIDLNAYKERQMKRRIDSLIKKNGVSDYDAYVKELKNNKEVYEEFINYLTINVSEFFRNTAQWDVLEKEIFPYIFNKFGKRIKVWSAACSTGDEPYSLAMVLSKFIPLNQIQIIATDIDKQILSKAREGIYNEKSIAGVPKEFKDKYFEKIGASFRVSDDIKKCITFKEHNLLKDAYPDQLDLIVCRNVLIYFTEEAKSDIYTKFNKSLKKEGILFVGSTEQIIQSQRYSFETNKSFFYKKIGDI from the coding sequence TTGATTAAAGATTATGAAGGTTTTAAAATGGAAATATTATCGTTAACGAAGATTGATTTGAATGCTTACAAAGAACGACAAATGAAGAGACGCATAGATTCGTTGATTAAAAAGAATGGTGTTTCGGATTATGATGCATATGTGAAAGAACTAAAAAACAACAAAGAAGTTTATGAAGAGTTCATTAACTATTTGACCATTAATGTTTCGGAGTTTTTTAGAAACACAGCCCAATGGGATGTACTGGAAAAAGAAATCTTCCCGTATATTTTTAATAAGTTTGGTAAGCGTATAAAAGTCTGGAGTGCGGCTTGTTCAACGGGTGATGAACCCTATTCTTTGGCTATGGTACTGAGTAAATTCATACCTTTGAATCAGATTCAAATCATTGCTACGGATATTGACAAACAGATTCTATCCAAAGCAAGAGAAGGTATATATAACGAAAAAAGTATTGCCGGAGTTCCGAAAGAGTTCAAAGACAAGTATTTTGAAAAAATCGGCGCATCCTTTCGTGTTAGTGATGACATAAAAAAATGTATTACCTTTAAGGAACACAATCTACTTAAAGATGCCTATCCGGATCAATTGGATTTGATTGTATGTCGTAACGTTCTGATCTATTTTACAGAAGAAGCTAAAAGCGATATTTATACCAAGTTCAATAAATCTCTAAAAAAAGAAGGTATTTTGTTTGTTGGTAGTACTGAACAAATCATTCAGTCTCAAAGATATAGTTTTGAAACCAATAAATCTTTCTTTTATAAGAAAATAGGGGATATATAG
- the mutL gene encoding DNA mismatch repair endonuclease MutL has protein sequence MSILLLDQNTINKIAAGEVVERPASVIKELVENAIDAKADAITIEVKEGGLKFIRITDNGFGIHKEDVKAAFLRHSTSKIKNEEDLTSIMSLGFRGEALASIASVGRVELITKQEAEPVGIRYVIEGGVEKVLEEVGCPIGTTFIVKDLFYNTPARRKFMKTAGTELGYISDLIHKMALGHPEVSFKFINDGKIKLQTTGKNKLKDCIFSVYGMEVAKNLIEINWSFEGMRIEGFIGKPHLNRGNRTYENYFLNGRYIKSKVIEKAIEDGYKSKLMLHQYPFVTFHLHVDGKDVDVNVHPTKMEVRFMEEAKVFQLVYKGIESALNREALIPQVSLEKDKKETPMVYEPIPEPFEEKRKVIEQNNRVMPLFIHDAPPIDLKIETFSEEKQEENYIEKLEKKPVDEPLETPIETPIDTPKRTYKGDQVAMSVEAFRGSSAIRSHKVVGQLFDTYWIVELENEYYMVDQHAAHEKVLYERMVKKLRDKVEFAQRLLEPVVVNLSLQEMSRYEIHERLFIDLGFEVEPFGEEALIIRSVPFVFGKTLDANQFLLILDGLADSFIEDKYDILLDDIASMACKAAVKGNDRLSKGEYIQLIDDLLTLENPFHCPHGRPTIIAMTKYELEKKFKRIQG, from the coding sequence TTGAGCATTTTATTGCTGGATCAAAACACAATTAATAAAATTGCAGCAGGCGAAGTCGTTGAACGACCGGCTTCTGTTATCAAAGAATTAGTCGAGAATGCAATTGATGCAAAAGCGGATGCCATCACCATTGAAGTAAAAGAAGGTGGTCTTAAGTTTATACGTATTACAGATAACGGTTTCGGTATTCATAAAGAAGATGTCAAGGCGGCTTTTCTTAGACATAGTACGAGTAAAATCAAGAATGAGGAAGATCTTACCAGCATAATGTCTTTGGGCTTTCGTGGTGAAGCTTTGGCCAGTATTGCTTCAGTAGGAAGGGTTGAACTGATTACCAAACAAGAAGCTGAACCTGTTGGCATACGCTATGTCATCGAAGGTGGGGTTGAAAAAGTTCTAGAAGAAGTAGGATGTCCAATAGGGACCACCTTCATTGTGAAAGACTTATTTTATAATACCCCTGCCAGAAGAAAGTTCATGAAAACCGCAGGTACAGAGCTTGGGTATATATCTGATCTGATTCATAAGATGGCACTTGGCCATCCAGAAGTAAGTTTTAAGTTTATAAATGATGGTAAGATTAAGCTTCAAACCACAGGGAAAAACAAACTAAAGGACTGTATTTTTAGCGTCTATGGTATGGAAGTGGCAAAAAACTTAATCGAAATCAACTGGAGCTTTGAGGGGATGCGTATAGAAGGCTTTATTGGAAAGCCCCATCTGAATCGCGGAAACAGAACCTATGAAAACTACTTTTTAAACGGCCGCTATATTAAAAGTAAAGTTATAGAAAAAGCTATTGAAGACGGTTATAAGTCTAAATTAATGCTGCATCAATATCCCTTTGTTACGTTTCATCTACATGTCGATGGGAAGGATGTGGATGTAAATGTACATCCTACCAAAATGGAAGTGCGCTTCATGGAAGAAGCTAAGGTTTTTCAGTTGGTATATAAAGGCATTGAATCAGCACTTAATCGGGAAGCTTTAATTCCTCAAGTTAGTCTTGAAAAAGATAAGAAAGAAACACCCATGGTCTATGAACCGATACCGGAACCTTTTGAGGAGAAAAGAAAGGTCATAGAACAAAACAATAGGGTTATGCCTCTTTTTATTCATGATGCGCCACCTATAGATTTGAAAATCGAAACATTTTCTGAAGAAAAACAAGAGGAAAATTATATAGAAAAGCTTGAGAAAAAGCCGGTAGATGAGCCACTTGAAACACCCATCGAAACACCAATCGATACACCAAAAAGAACCTATAAAGGTGACCAAGTGGCTATGTCAGTAGAAGCATTTAGAGGTTCTTCTGCCATTAGATCTCATAAAGTAGTGGGACAACTTTTTGATACTTACTGGATTGTTGAGCTTGAGAACGAATATTACATGGTTGATCAGCATGCTGCTCATGAGAAAGTGTTGTATGAGCGCATGGTCAAAAAATTAAGGGACAAAGTTGAGTTTGCCCAAAGGTTACTAGAACCGGTTGTGGTGAATCTATCTCTTCAAGAAATGAGTAGATATGAAATACATGAGCGACTTTTTATAGATTTGGGATTTGAAGTGGAACCCTTTGGTGAGGAGGCTCTCATCATTCGGTCCGTGCCTTTTGTTTTTGGTAAAACCCTTGATGCCAATCAATTCCTGCTGATTTTGGATGGGTTAGCAGATAGCTTTATTGAAGATAAATATGACATCCTTTTGGATGATATTGCTTCAATGGCTTGTAAAGCTGCTGTTAAAGGTAACGACCGACTTTCAAAGGGTGAGTATATTCAGTTAATCGATGATCTGCTAACACTTGAAAACCCATTTCATTGTCCCCACGGTAGACCGACCATTATTGCCATGACGAAGTATGAACTTGAAAAGAAGTTCAAGAGGATACAAGGATGA
- the mutS gene encoding DNA mismatch repair protein MutS yields the protein MAEKLTPMMQQYVDIKKQYKDAILFFRLGDFYEMFFEDAITASRELEITLTAKSCGMDEKAPMCGVPHHAVEGYIDKLIGKGYKVAIGEQLEDPKLVKGIVKRDVVRVVTPGTNMNLQSLDAGTHNYLVTIFQNIAHYGIAYVDITTGDFYVTQVQGYEKVLDELAKVQPREVICNNTALCNEPLMDGVKNRFKSFVSVQEDWYFDLERSTEAILTQLKIGSLEGLGFSDKIEAIKASGALIEYLNETQKSQLHHLSHIRYYATEDYMLLDLSTRRNLELVETLREKERRGSLLWVVDKTKTAMGARLLRQYIEQPLIHVDEINQRLDGVSNLFDEPMYLMELKEYLTPIYDIERLMSRISCQTANGRDLQAFKQSIDMIGPIKILLENLEADYFSAIREDLDDLRDLYDLIDQALMEEPPIAITEGRLIKKGFNEEVDLLRSATTDGKEWLARLESKERERTGIKNLKVKYNKVFGYYIEVTNSYLNLVPEDYTRKQTMSNGERYITPELKEMENTILGAQEKLEALEYELFVQIRDTLKAAVGRIKASADQIAKLDVMQSLADTALKENFVRPQVHNDGTIDIIEGRHPVVEKMMPHDQFISNNTYLDQHEHRFSIITGPNMAGKSTYMRQVALITLLAQVGSFVPAKSANISVCDRIFTRVGASDDLSSGQSTFMVEMTEVANILRNGTKKSLIILDEIGRGTSTFDGLSIAWAVVEYIVNIHTMGAKTLFATHYHELTELEGKIEGVQNYCISVKEQGDDIIFLRKIIPGGANNSYGIQVAKLAGVPDFVIKRAKMILEELDQADITKHAESIKVMEKPEKAEDTQLSLFGNISEDVVEELKGFDVNALTPLEALNKLAQIKKRLNG from the coding sequence ATGGCAGAAAAACTTACACCCATGATGCAACAATATGTAGATATCAAAAAACAGTATAAAGACGCCATCCTTTTTTTTCGGTTGGGTGATTTTTATGAGATGTTTTTTGAAGATGCAATTACCGCTTCTAGAGAACTTGAGATAACCTTAACTGCAAAAAGCTGTGGCATGGATGAGAAGGCCCCTATGTGTGGTGTACCGCATCATGCAGTTGAAGGGTATATTGACAAGCTTATAGGTAAAGGCTATAAGGTTGCCATAGGAGAACAGTTAGAAGACCCTAAGTTGGTAAAGGGCATCGTCAAGCGTGATGTGGTTCGAGTTGTAACACCGGGAACCAATATGAACCTTCAATCTTTGGATGCAGGAACGCATAATTATCTTGTTACCATTTTTCAGAATATTGCCCATTATGGCATCGCTTATGTTGATATTACAACCGGTGATTTTTATGTTACCCAAGTTCAAGGTTATGAAAAAGTCTTGGATGAACTGGCAAAAGTTCAACCCCGTGAGGTTATTTGTAACAATACAGCTTTATGTAATGAGCCTTTGATGGACGGGGTGAAAAACAGATTTAAAAGCTTTGTATCCGTACAGGAAGATTGGTACTTTGATTTAGAGAGGTCCACTGAAGCTATATTGACACAGCTTAAAATAGGATCCTTAGAAGGTTTAGGCTTTTCCGATAAGATAGAAGCCATAAAAGCATCCGGTGCTCTTATAGAATACCTGAATGAGACACAAAAAAGTCAATTACATCATCTTTCCCATATTCGTTACTATGCCACTGAAGACTATATGCTTCTGGACTTGTCGACGCGACGTAATCTGGAGCTGGTAGAGACTTTAAGGGAAAAAGAACGTCGAGGTTCTTTGTTATGGGTCGTAGATAAAACAAAAACTGCCATGGGTGCTAGACTGCTTAGACAGTATATTGAGCAGCCATTGATTCATGTAGATGAGATTAATCAGCGGCTTGACGGTGTTTCCAATTTATTTGATGAACCTATGTATTTGATGGAGCTAAAAGAATACTTAACACCCATATACGACATTGAGAGACTGATGAGTAGAATCAGCTGTCAAACGGCTAATGGTAGGGACCTACAAGCCTTTAAGCAATCCATAGATATGATTGGACCCATTAAAATCTTACTTGAGAATCTGGAAGCAGACTACTTTAGTGCTATCAGAGAAGATCTGGATGACTTAAGGGATCTGTATGATTTGATTGACCAGGCCTTAATGGAAGAACCACCAATTGCGATTACAGAAGGTAGACTTATTAAAAAGGGCTTCAACGAAGAAGTGGACCTTCTAAGATCTGCAACAACAGATGGTAAAGAATGGCTTGCTCGGCTGGAGTCTAAGGAAAGAGAACGTACAGGCATTAAGAATCTAAAAGTCAAGTACAATAAGGTATTTGGCTATTACATAGAAGTGACCAACTCCTATTTGAACTTGGTGCCCGAGGATTATACAAGAAAACAAACCATGTCAAACGGTGAACGTTATATTACACCGGAACTAAAAGAAATGGAAAACACCATACTGGGTGCTCAGGAAAAGCTTGAGGCATTAGAATATGAGTTGTTTGTTCAGATACGAGATACCCTAAAAGCGGCTGTCGGAAGAATCAAGGCATCCGCCGATCAAATTGCTAAGTTGGATGTGATGCAAAGTCTGGCAGATACAGCCCTTAAGGAGAATTTTGTAAGACCACAGGTTCACAATGACGGTACAATTGATATTATAGAGGGCCGACACCCAGTAGTTGAAAAGATGATGCCTCATGATCAATTCATAAGCAACAACACCTATTTAGACCAACATGAACATCGGTTTTCCATCATCACCGGCCCTAATATGGCCGGAAAATCCACGTATATGCGTCAAGTAGCCTTGATTACATTATTGGCTCAAGTGGGTAGTTTTGTACCGGCCAAATCAGCAAATATATCTGTATGCGACCGTATTTTTACCAGGGTTGGTGCATCAGATGATCTGTCCTCCGGTCAAAGTACTTTCATGGTAGAAATGACGGAAGTGGCCAACATCTTAAGAAATGGTACGAAAAAATCATTAATAATATTGGATGAAATCGGTCGTGGTACCTCTACCTTCGATGGTCTGAGCATTGCATGGGCTGTGGTGGAGTACATAGTCAACATCCATACCATGGGCGCAAAAACCTTATTTGCCACCCATTATCATGAATTGACAGAACTTGAAGGTAAGATTGAAGGGGTGCAGAACTATTGTATTTCCGTCAAAGAACAAGGGGATGATATTATCTTCCTTAGAAAAATCATACCCGGTGGTGCCAATAATAGTTATGGTATACAAGTGGCTAAACTGGCCGGCGTTCCTGACTTTGTTATAAAACGTGCCAAAATGATTTTGGAAGAATTGGATCAAGCGGATATTACCAAACACGCAGAAAGCATCAAGGTCATGGAAAAACCCGAGAAAGCAGAAGACACACAACTGAGTCTTTTTGGAAACATCTCTGAAGATGTGGTTGAAGAATTAAAAGGCTTTGATGTTAACGCTCTAACGCCTCTTGAAGCATTGAATAAATTAGCACAAATCAAAAAACGTCTAAACGGGTAA